The Geotalea uraniireducens Rf4 genome window below encodes:
- a CDS encoding AraC family transcriptional regulator, with translation MINELPIKDIGDKSLGIAVADLVKSIARCTEKGELYTTAVPGLSLFRRDEPTGPISGMYEPSICMAVQGAKRVLLGDDSYVYDAHHYLITSVQLPTIVQIIEASPEKPYLGLRLKFDLKEISQLMMDSNLPQPRAQQSSRGMATGEVTLPLLNAIQRMIDLLSEEKDIPILAPVIQREIIYRLLVGDQGARLRQIASAGSQSHQIARAIDWLKTNFTQPLRIDDLAAQARMSSSTFHHHFRSMTALSPLQFQKQLRLQEARRLMLAEHMDAATAAFQVGYESPSQFSREYNRLFGAPPLRDITTLRQMSTAQ, from the coding sequence TTTGGTGAAGAGTATTGCCCGATGCACTGAAAAGGGCGAGCTATATACAACTGCCGTACCTGGCTTGTCACTTTTTAGGCGGGACGAACCGACCGGACCGATCAGCGGCATGTATGAACCGAGTATTTGCATGGCCGTACAAGGGGCCAAGCGGGTGTTGTTGGGAGACGACTCGTATGTTTATGATGCGCACCATTATTTGATCACGTCCGTTCAACTACCGACGATTGTGCAGATTATCGAAGCGAGCCCGGAGAAACCTTACCTGGGGCTCAGGCTGAAATTTGATCTGAAAGAGATATCGCAACTAATGATGGACAGCAATCTTCCCCAGCCGCGTGCACAACAATCAAGTCGCGGCATGGCGACCGGCGAGGTAACACTGCCACTGCTCAACGCCATTCAACGGATGATCGACTTGCTCTCAGAAGAGAAGGACATTCCGATCCTTGCGCCGGTCATCCAGCGGGAAATCATTTACCGTTTACTTGTGGGGGATCAAGGTGCGCGTCTGCGCCAGATTGCCTCAGCGGGGAGTCAGAGTCATCAGATCGCGCGGGCAATCGATTGGTTGAAGACTAACTTTACACAGCCGTTGCGTATCGATGACCTCGCTGCGCAGGCCCGCATGAGTAGTTCAACGTTTCATCACCATTTCCGATCGATGACCGCTTTAAGTCCGTTACAATTCCAGAAGCAACTGCGCTTGCAAGAAGCAAGGCGTTTAATGCTGGCAGAACATATGGATGCCGCAACCGCAGCGTTTCAAGTAGGCTACGAGAGCCCTTCGCAGTTCAGCCGTGAATACAACCGGTTGTTTGGTGCACCACCGTTACGAGACATTACGACACTACGTCAGATGTCTACCGCTCAATAA
- a CDS encoding YceI family protein, with translation MNATVTAHELQQLIASNSVSLIDVLLPEDFACRHIAGAGNACVYEMVFLERIAECVPDRDRAVVVYDYSGTTLAARTAKEKLEHAGYRNVAILEGGLQAWQATGFAVESSAPLPPPPTVRDGVYHIDVEKSVLEWTGRNINNCHHGRIAISGGEVVLANGRPVSGSFVLDMNTITNLDLQDEGWRGMLLRHLKSEDFFDVERYPKATFELRGAAAIAGATPGAPSVEIAGLLTIKETSRSICFPAIIAAQEDGSLKAQAALDLDRTLWNVCYGSGKLYERLGMHLVNDLISVEMFIVANRP, from the coding sequence ATGAACGCAACCGTAACTGCGCATGAACTGCAGCAGCTGATCGCTAGCAATTCTGTCAGCCTGATAGATGTTCTTCTGCCTGAAGATTTTGCCTGTCGACATATTGCCGGCGCCGGAAATGCCTGCGTCTACGAGATGGTCTTTCTGGAACGGATCGCGGAGTGTGTGCCGGACCGGGACAGGGCTGTCGTTGTCTATGATTACAGCGGTACGACCCTGGCTGCCCGTACCGCCAAGGAAAAACTGGAACACGCAGGGTACCGCAATGTGGCGATTCTGGAGGGAGGTTTGCAGGCCTGGCAGGCGACCGGGTTTGCGGTCGAGTCGAGCGCTCCGCTCCCGCCACCGCCCACGGTTCGTGACGGTGTCTATCATATCGATGTGGAAAAGAGTGTTCTTGAATGGACCGGTCGCAATATCAATAACTGCCACCATGGCCGGATCGCAATCTCCGGTGGCGAAGTCGTTCTGGCGAATGGCCGCCCGGTGTCGGGCAGTTTCGTGCTCGACATGAACACGATAACTAATCTGGATCTTCAGGATGAAGGCTGGCGGGGTATGCTGCTCCGGCACCTTAAATCCGAGGACTTCTTCGACGTGGAACGCTATCCCAAGGCAACCTTCGAGTTGCGTGGTGCAGCCGCGATTGCCGGGGCCACACCCGGAGCACCAAGCGTGGAAATTGCCGGTTTGCTGACCATCAAGGAGACGTCCCGTTCGATCTGCTTCCCGGCGATTATAGCAGCGCAGGAGGACGGCAGTCTCAAGGCCCAGGCTGCACTCGACCTCGATCGTACTCTCTGGAATGTCTGCTATGGTTCTGGCAAGCTTTATGAACGGCTCGGCATGCACCTGGTGAATGATCTGATCAGCGTGGAGATGTTTATCGTCGCAAACCGCCCGTGA
- a CDS encoding PAS domain S-box protein has translation MEPYTLGTSEVSILYVEDDPITRDLICTMIPVKFPGLNLLAAENGQIGLALYKEHRPDIVLTDISMPVMDGIRLASEIRVLNPDASIIVITAHSDTRYLLNAIDIGINRYVLKPIDQEKLFEAIEDCVARITLERHVRKQSEYICKLTRAVEQSPCMVIITDAKGVVEYVNPKFTEITGYLPEEVIGKTPRIPKLNARESDTYEKLWSTITAGYEWQGEFQSRKKSGELYWESASISPLFDAEGVITNYVAVKEDISERKRADNALKESEERYRHLYEDTPVMLHSIDGVGRIVNVSNYWLFHLGYERNEVIGRKSTEFLTEESSRYAEEIVIPAFFRSGHCQDIPYQMMKKNGEIVDVLLTAVAEWNATGEVIRSQAVMVDVTEQKRAEEQIRILNADLEKRVLERTAELENSNKELEAFCYAISHELRAPIARLEGFREVIFECFKSGDYGDLQYYVGRLGCSVQQLKSAVDALLMMNRLSKTEITSEPINLSELSRQVMAELIEVHGERTMQFRVAPDVFARGDRKLLNICMHNLLGNAYKYTLKKPLASIEFGAESRADQKVYFVRDNGAGFDMAYVSKLFQPFSRLHSEKEFKGTGIGLATVHRIIEKHEGKIWAESKVDEGATIFFTLGQ, from the coding sequence ATGGAACCATATACCCTTGGTACATCAGAGGTTTCGATCCTCTATGTGGAAGACGATCCGATTACCAGGGATCTCATATGCACGATGATCCCCGTTAAATTTCCGGGGTTGAACCTTTTAGCTGCTGAAAATGGTCAGATCGGCCTGGCGTTGTACAAAGAGCACCGGCCGGATATCGTCCTTACCGATATAAGCATGCCGGTCATGGACGGGATCCGCTTGGCGAGTGAAATTCGGGTGCTGAACCCCGATGCCAGCATTATCGTCATTACCGCTCACAGCGATACGCGCTACCTGCTGAATGCCATAGATATAGGCATCAACCGGTATGTGCTGAAGCCGATTGACCAAGAAAAGCTTTTTGAGGCCATAGAAGATTGTGTTGCCCGGATCACTCTGGAAAGACATGTCCGGAAACAGAGTGAATACATCTGCAAGCTTACCCGCGCAGTCGAACAGAGTCCCTGCATGGTCATTATAACCGATGCGAAAGGCGTGGTAGAGTATGTTAATCCCAAATTTACGGAGATTACCGGTTACCTCCCTGAAGAAGTTATCGGAAAAACCCCCAGAATTCCGAAATTGAACGCAAGAGAATCGGATACTTATGAAAAGCTCTGGAGCACGATAACCGCCGGCTACGAGTGGCAAGGCGAATTTCAGAGCCGGAAAAAGAGCGGAGAACTTTACTGGGAGTCGGCATCCATCTCTCCCCTATTCGATGCGGAAGGGGTCATTACCAACTACGTGGCGGTGAAGGAAGACATTTCCGAACGAAAAAGAGCAGATAACGCTCTCAAGGAAAGCGAAGAACGTTACCGGCATCTTTATGAAGATACGCCGGTCATGCTGCATTCCATAGACGGAGTCGGGCGCATAGTGAATGTCAGTAATTATTGGTTGTTCCACCTGGGCTACGAACGAAACGAGGTGATCGGACGAAAATCGACGGAATTCTTGACCGAGGAGTCAAGCCGCTATGCCGAAGAGATTGTTATTCCAGCATTTTTCAGGTCCGGCCATTGCCAGGATATCCCGTATCAGATGATGAAAAAGAACGGAGAGATAGTTGACGTGCTTCTCACCGCCGTGGCCGAATGGAACGCCACCGGCGAGGTGATCCGTTCCCAGGCGGTCATGGTTGATGTGACCGAGCAGAAGAGGGCAGAGGAGCAAATTCGCATACTCAATGCAGACCTGGAAAAGCGAGTCCTGGAGCGGACTGCGGAGTTGGAAAACTCAAACAAAGAGCTGGAAGCGTTCTGTTATGCAATATCCCATGAGCTGCGAGCGCCAATTGCCAGATTGGAGGGCTTCAGGGAGGTTATTTTCGAATGCTTCAAGAGCGGGGATTATGGCGATTTGCAATATTACGTAGGACGCCTTGGTTGCTCGGTCCAGCAGTTGAAGTCAGCAGTCGATGCGCTTCTCATGATGAATCGGCTGTCCAAGACCGAAATCACATCGGAGCCGATAAACCTTAGCGAACTTTCCCGACAGGTGATGGCTGAATTGATTGAGGTCCATGGCGAGCGAACCATGCAATTCCGCGTTGCCCCGGACGTATTCGCGCGTGGCGACCGTAAGCTTCTCAACATCTGCATGCATAACCTGCTTGGAAACGCCTACAAATACACCTTAAAAAAGCCGCTGGCATCGATAGAGTTCGGTGCGGAAAGCCGCGCGGATCAAAAAGTGTATTTTGTGAGGGACAATGGGGCAGGTTTTGATATGGCGTATGTCAGCAAGTTGTTTCAGCCGTTTTCCCGTCTGCACAGCGAAAAAGAATTCAAAGGCACTGGAATCGGCCTGGCAACGGTGCATCGTATAATTGAAAAGCACGAAGGAAAAATCTGGGCGGAATCCAAGGTTGACGAAGGTGCTACGATCTTTTTTACCTTGGGCCAATAA
- a CDS encoding PAS domain S-box protein, producing the protein MPKLLSLLLLTPRRGRKRAMFEKELINKKTNGELYYELASLSSFKDASGSISNFVAVKEDITERKRMEERLQFLASIVESSDDAIIGETLDGFITSWNWGAEKIYGYTSEEINGRHFSTLIPPDHLGEVMQIITKIKSGGHVNSLETVRMTKAGRQIHVSLTFSPIIDSTGKVTGVSVIAHDITERKKAEKALQESEERLRRAHDELEMRVAERTAQLEKKQKELEMQNRKLREMHQELETSLDRYWDLYNFAPLSYVTLDDKGVIQDVNLTGARLLGIDRNHLIGMPFICCVNSGDTQTFLNHIQRHNHIEEEVVSELGITIQGGKTLQAQLYSVPVQYATGQTVYRTAITDITKRKLTEEKLLRLNRLYAVLCETNQAIVRSVDRESLFHEICRVTVEHGGFQLAWIGLLDEESDVIKPVTWSGTNEGFIDDIRIPAKEEPKSTRPVGSAVREGTIVISNDLINDTRAIPWQKEAMKRGFNSSASISFKLNGKAVGVLNIYSDEKDFFSWQFVELLQQMATDISFALDNIDREARRRKAEHSLREETAERLRAMEALRKKDQLLMQQNRQAAMGEMIGNIAHQWRQPLNTLGLMLQQMQVFYDVGKFSKDYFDDSVKKSMEIIRHMSQTIDDFRNFFKPDKEYVEFEVLEVVTKTLSLIEGSFNDQRIKIEVNLSDDPIINGHPNEYAQVLLNILVNARDALSEAKVADPRVTITICRENDKAVVTINDNAGGVSEDIMDKIFDPYFTTKGPDKGTGVGLFMSKTIIEKNMKGRLTARNFDGGAEFRIEV; encoded by the coding sequence TTGCCGAAATTGCTCAGCTTGTTGCTTCTAACTCCCCGAAGAGGAAGGAAGAGAGCCATGTTTGAAAAGGAATTAATCAACAAAAAAACGAACGGTGAACTTTATTATGAACTTGCCTCCCTTTCATCGTTCAAGGATGCCAGCGGCAGCATCAGCAATTTTGTCGCGGTTAAGGAAGATATTACTGAACGGAAACGGATGGAGGAGCGTCTGCAGTTTTTGGCATCAATTGTTGAGAGTTCGGATGATGCAATCATAGGGGAAACCTTGGATGGCTTTATTACGAGCTGGAATTGGGGCGCGGAGAAAATATACGGCTATACCTCCGAGGAAATCAATGGAAGGCATTTCTCCACGCTAATTCCCCCTGATCATCTTGGGGAGGTTATGCAGATTATCACCAAGATCAAGAGTGGCGGTCACGTAAATAGCCTTGAAACAGTGCGGATGACGAAGGCTGGCAGGCAAATCCATGTCTCCCTGACCTTTTCTCCGATCATTGATTCAACAGGAAAAGTTACAGGCGTTTCAGTGATCGCCCATGACATTACCGAACGAAAGAAGGCAGAAAAGGCGTTACAAGAGAGCGAAGAGCGGCTTCGGCGGGCTCATGATGAGTTGGAAATGCGGGTTGCGGAGCGGACGGCGCAACTTGAAAAAAAACAGAAGGAACTGGAGATGCAGAACCGGAAGTTGCGGGAAATGCATCAAGAACTGGAAACTTCCCTTGACCGGTACTGGGACTTATACAACTTTGCTCCGCTCAGTTATGTTACCCTTGACGATAAGGGGGTAATTCAGGATGTAAATCTGACCGGTGCGAGATTATTGGGGATTGACCGGAATCACCTGATCGGCATGCCGTTTATATGCTGTGTGAATAGTGGAGACACGCAGACATTTCTGAATCACATTCAGCGGCACAATCATATCGAAGAGGAAGTTGTGTCGGAGTTAGGCATTACGATACAGGGGGGTAAAACGCTTCAGGCGCAGTTGTACAGCGTTCCGGTTCAATATGCCACAGGGCAGACCGTCTATCGAACTGCGATTACCGACATTACCAAGCGTAAGCTTACCGAAGAAAAGTTGCTGCGCCTGAACAGGCTCTACGCAGTGTTGTGCGAGACCAACCAGGCAATCGTGCGATCCGTCGACCGTGAATCCTTATTTCATGAAATCTGCCGGGTCACCGTAGAGCATGGAGGTTTCCAGTTGGCTTGGATAGGACTTCTTGACGAAGAATCCGATGTGATAAAACCGGTTACGTGGAGCGGCACCAATGAAGGCTTCATTGACGACATACGGATTCCCGCCAAGGAAGAGCCAAAATCAACGAGACCGGTCGGTTCAGCCGTTCGAGAAGGGACTATCGTTATCAGCAACGACTTGATAAACGATACACGCGCTATTCCTTGGCAGAAAGAAGCAATGAAGCGCGGCTTCAACTCTTCGGCATCAATCTCTTTTAAATTAAACGGAAAGGCTGTCGGGGTCTTAAACATATATTCCGACGAGAAAGACTTTTTTAGCTGGCAATTCGTTGAACTGCTGCAACAGATGGCAACGGACATCTCCTTCGCCCTCGACAATATTGATCGAGAGGCCCGTCGCCGGAAGGCGGAACACTCTTTGCGGGAGGAAACGGCCGAGCGTTTGCGGGCCATGGAGGCTCTGCGCAAAAAAGACCAGTTGCTCATGCAGCAGAACCGCCAGGCGGCCATGGGGGAGATGATCGGCAATATCGCCCACCAGTGGCGACAGCCGTTAAATACACTGGGACTCATGCTCCAGCAAATGCAGGTTTTTTATGATGTCGGCAAGTTCAGCAAGGATTATTTCGACGACAGTGTCAAAAAGTCCATGGAGATAATCAGGCATATGTCCCAGACAATTGACGACTTCAGGAATTTCTTCAAACCAGACAAGGAATACGTTGAGTTCGAAGTGCTGGAGGTAGTTACAAAAACACTGTCTCTCATCGAAGGGAGTTTTAACGACCAACGGATCAAGATCGAAGTTAATCTGTCAGATGATCCGATCATCAATGGCCATCCGAACGAGTACGCCCAGGTTCTCCTTAACATACTGGTCAATGCCAGAGATGCACTTTCCGAGGCGAAAGTCGCCGACCCGAGGGTTACGATCACCATCTGCCGGGAAAACGACAAGGCTGTCGTGACCATTAACGACAACGCCGGCGGGGTTTCCGAGGACATAATGGACAAGATTTTCGATCCCTACTTTACCACCAAAGGGCCGGACAAGGGGACGGGAGTCGGGCTGTTCATGTCGAAAACCATAATTGAGAAAAACATGAAAGGACGGCTTACCGCACGCAATTTCGACGGCGGAGCCGAATTTCGGATAGAGGTCTGA
- the uvrA gene encoding excinuclease ABC subunit UvrA, which translates to MATDKIIIKGACEHNLKCIDVEIPRDQLVVITGISGSGKSTLAFDTIYAEGQRRYVESLSAYARQFLEQMEKPDVESIEGLSPAISIEQKTTSKNPRSTVGTVTEIYDYLRLLFARVGKPHCYSCGKEITAQTVSQMVDQIMAMPEGTRINLLSPMIRGRKGEYRKELNQLRKDGFVRVIIDNVPHDLAEEITLDKNKKHDIDIVVDRLIVKEGIQRRLADSLATALNHAEGIVKVAIQENPQADSAAEPANGKGKKAAGKKSLWADTMLFSESFACIDCGISYPEMTPRMFSFNNPYGACPDCTGLGTRMYFDAELVIPNPDLSIREGAIAPWEKRLSGWYHQTLEALAKAYDFDIRTPFKKLPTKARDIILHGSGGDKVEFWWEEDGGRKHIYQKEFEGVLNNLERRYRESESDQVREELEKYMNIMPCPTCKGARLKREALFVRIDGHNICDVTALSIKDCLEFFANLHLTEKEEEIARRILKEIRERLHFLVNVGLDYLSLDRSSGTLSGGEGQRIRLATQIGSSLVGVLYILDEPSIGLHQRDNARLLQTLKHMRDLGNTVLVVEHDEETILEADHVIDMGPGAGVLGGRVVAQGTPAEIMENPDSLTGKYLSGKLAIAVPKLRRRPAKFLRITGATENNLNDVEVDIPLGVLTCVTGVSGSGKSTLVIDTLYKVLCQRLYRSREKAGAVKQITGLEALDKVINIDQSPIGRTPRSNPATYTGVFADIRDIFAQLPESKMRGYKPGRYSFNVKGGRCEACSGDGIIKIEMHFLPDVYVQCEVCKGARYNRETLEVRYKGKSIAEVLDMTVSQALQFMENIPRIKNKLKTLEEVGLGYIKLGQSATTLSGGEAQRVKLAKELSKRATGRTIYILDEPTTGLHFADIQKLLEVLEKLVEGGNTIVIIEHNLDVIKTADYLIDLGPEGGDRGGEVIATGTPEEVARVTRSYTGMFLRKLL; encoded by the coding sequence ATGGCAACCGACAAGATAATTATCAAGGGTGCATGCGAACATAACCTGAAGTGCATCGACGTGGAGATACCCCGTGACCAGCTTGTGGTGATCACCGGCATCTCCGGTTCCGGCAAGTCGACCCTCGCCTTTGACACCATCTATGCCGAAGGCCAGCGGCGCTACGTGGAATCCCTCTCTGCCTACGCCCGCCAGTTCCTGGAGCAGATGGAAAAGCCGGATGTGGAATCCATAGAGGGTTTGAGCCCGGCTATTTCCATCGAGCAGAAGACCACGAGCAAGAACCCCCGTTCCACGGTCGGCACCGTTACCGAAATCTACGACTATCTGCGCCTCCTCTTTGCCCGGGTAGGCAAACCCCACTGCTACAGCTGCGGCAAGGAGATCACCGCCCAGACCGTCTCCCAGATGGTGGACCAGATCATGGCCATGCCAGAGGGGACGCGGATCAACCTCCTCTCCCCCATGATCCGCGGCCGCAAGGGCGAATACCGGAAGGAGCTGAACCAACTGAGGAAGGACGGCTTTGTCCGCGTCATCATCGATAATGTTCCCCATGACCTCGCAGAGGAGATCACCCTCGACAAAAACAAGAAACACGACATCGATATCGTCGTCGACCGGCTCATCGTCAAGGAAGGCATTCAGCGCAGGCTGGCAGATTCACTGGCAACGGCATTGAACCACGCCGAAGGGATCGTCAAGGTCGCCATACAGGAAAATCCTCAGGCTGATTCCGCGGCAGAGCCTGCCAACGGCAAGGGCAAAAAAGCTGCGGGCAAGAAGTCGCTCTGGGCGGATACCATGCTCTTTTCCGAGAGCTTCGCCTGCATCGACTGCGGCATCTCTTACCCGGAAATGACGCCGCGCATGTTCTCCTTCAACAACCCCTATGGCGCCTGCCCTGACTGCACGGGCCTCGGGACGCGCATGTACTTCGATGCCGAGCTGGTGATTCCCAACCCGGATCTCTCCATCCGCGAGGGGGCCATCGCCCCGTGGGAAAAGCGGCTCTCCGGCTGGTATCACCAGACACTGGAAGCCCTGGCCAAGGCGTACGACTTCGACATCCGCACCCCGTTCAAAAAGCTTCCGACAAAGGCCCGGGATATCATCCTTCACGGCTCCGGGGGGGATAAGGTCGAGTTCTGGTGGGAGGAGGATGGCGGGCGAAAACATATCTACCAGAAGGAGTTCGAGGGGGTGCTCAACAACCTGGAGCGCCGTTACCGGGAGAGCGAGTCCGACCAGGTGCGGGAAGAGCTGGAAAAATACATGAACATCATGCCCTGCCCCACCTGCAAGGGTGCCCGGCTGAAGAGGGAAGCGCTTTTCGTCCGGATCGACGGCCACAATATCTGCGACGTCACCGCCCTCTCCATCAAGGACTGCCTGGAGTTTTTCGCTAATCTGCACCTGACTGAAAAGGAGGAGGAGATCGCCCGCCGCATCCTCAAGGAGATCCGGGAGAGGCTCCATTTTCTCGTCAATGTGGGGCTCGACTACCTGTCGCTCGACCGTTCGTCCGGCACCCTTTCCGGCGGGGAAGGGCAGCGGATCAGGCTGGCGACCCAGATCGGCTCCAGCCTCGTCGGCGTTCTCTACATCCTCGACGAGCCGTCCATCGGCCTCCATCAGCGGGACAATGCCCGCCTCCTCCAGACCCTCAAGCATATGCGCGACCTGGGGAACACGGTGCTCGTGGTGGAGCACGACGAAGAGACGATCCTTGAAGCGGATCACGTGATAGACATGGGGCCGGGTGCGGGAGTCCTCGGCGGGCGTGTGGTGGCCCAGGGAACGCCGGCGGAAATCATGGAAAACCCCGATTCCCTTACCGGCAAGTACCTGTCCGGCAAACTTGCCATCGCGGTGCCGAAACTGCGGAGAAGGCCGGCTAAGTTCCTGCGCATAACCGGCGCCACGGAGAACAACCTCAATGACGTCGAGGTGGATATCCCGCTCGGCGTGTTGACCTGCGTGACCGGCGTGTCCGGCTCAGGCAAATCGACGCTGGTCATCGACACCCTCTACAAGGTACTCTGCCAGCGGCTTTACCGGAGCAGGGAGAAAGCAGGGGCGGTGAAACAGATCACCGGGCTTGAGGCGCTCGACAAGGTGATCAACATCGATCAGTCACCGATCGGCCGAACTCCGCGCTCCAACCCCGCCACCTACACCGGCGTCTTTGCCGATATCCGCGACATCTTCGCCCAGCTCCCCGAATCGAAGATGCGTGGCTACAAGCCGGGGCGCTACTCGTTCAATGTCAAGGGGGGGCGTTGCGAGGCCTGTTCCGGGGACGGCATCATCAAGATCGAAATGCACTTCCTCCCCGACGTCTATGTGCAGTGCGAGGTCTGCAAGGGGGCCCGCTACAACCGGGAAACACTGGAGGTGCGCTACAAGGGGAAATCCATCGCCGAGGTCCTGGACATGACCGTCTCCCAGGCGCTGCAGTTCATGGAAAACATCCCGCGGATCAAGAACAAGCTGAAAACCCTGGAGGAGGTCGGGCTCGGTTACATCAAGCTCGGCCAGTCCGCCACCACCCTTTCGGGAGGGGAGGCCCAGCGCGTCAAGCTGGCCAAGGAGCTCTCCAAGCGGGCCACTGGCCGGACCATCTACATCCTCGATGAACCGACCACCGGCCTCCATTTCGCCGACATCCAGAAGCTCCTGGAAGTGCTGGAAAAGCTCGTCGAGGGGGGCAACACCATCGTCATCATCGAACACAACCTGGACGTGATCAAGACAGCCGACTACCTCATCGATCTGGGACCCGAGGGGGGTGACCGGGGCGGCGAGGTGATTGCAACCGGCACACCGGAGGAGGTGGCACGGGTGACGCGATCCTATACGGGGATGTTCCTGCGGAAATTGCTGTAA
- a CDS encoding cold-shock protein translates to MANGTVKWFNDSKGFGFIEQDNGDDVFVHFSAIMGDGFKSLAEGEAVTFEVQKGPKGLQAANVNRV, encoded by the coding sequence ATGGCAAACGGTACGGTAAAATGGTTCAATGACAGCAAGGGTTTTGGCTTTATCGAGCAGGATAATGGCGATGATGTGTTCGTGCACTTCTCCGCAATCATGGGCGATGGTTTCAAATCTCTGGCCGAAGGCGAGGCAGTAACATTCGAAGTGCAGAAAGGCCCAAAAGGTCTTCAGGCAGCCAACGTCAACAGAGTTTAA
- a CDS encoding phosphoglucomutase/phosphomannomutase family protein, which translates to MQIKFGTDGWRGVIAREFTFDNLSLVAQATMDYLHKEGLAGKGLVVGYDRRFLSREFAERVAEIAAGNDIHVWLTDNYAPTPAVSWAVHERGAGAGVMITASHNPPKYNGFKVKEAFGGSARPSTTKVLEEMVARNMAGNRSVQAMPLADGIKGGKVSLINAREPYFRQLARYVDLDLIRKAQIPAVVDPMYGAGTGFIPELLPGTAEIHTIDNPAFGGQAPEPIEEHLAELSMLVKSGAYKVGLALDGDADRIGAVDETGEFFSSHRIFTVLLRHLYERKGLRGDVVKTVSTTRMIDLLAEKYGLALFETPIGFKHICELMLEHDILMGGEESGGLGVKGHIPERDGILMGLLLLEAMAMSGKGLRQLLDETMDEIGHFYYRRIDAPIENAAKERLIAKLKHEGLKTIASRPVAEENFKDGFKYIFADGSWLLIRPSGTEPVLRLYSEANDPGVVAELLQAGREIAGI; encoded by the coding sequence TTGCAGATAAAATTCGGTACCGATGGCTGGCGCGGGGTGATTGCCAGGGAATTTACCTTCGACAACCTTTCTCTGGTGGCTCAGGCCACCATGGACTATCTCCACAAGGAGGGTCTGGCCGGCAAGGGGCTGGTAGTCGGCTACGACCGGCGTTTTCTTTCCCGCGAATTTGCCGAGAGAGTGGCAGAGATCGCTGCCGGCAACGACATCCATGTCTGGCTGACTGACAACTATGCCCCTACTCCCGCTGTTTCCTGGGCTGTGCACGAACGGGGCGCCGGCGCCGGGGTCATGATTACCGCCAGCCACAATCCCCCGAAATATAACGGTTTCAAGGTGAAGGAGGCTTTTGGCGGTTCTGCCAGACCTTCCACCACCAAGGTGCTGGAGGAAATGGTTGCACGGAACATGGCCGGCAACCGCAGTGTGCAGGCCATGCCTCTGGCCGATGGGATAAAGGGTGGCAAGGTGAGCCTGATCAACGCCAGAGAGCCGTACTTCAGGCAACTGGCGCGTTATGTGGATCTGGATCTGATCCGCAAGGCACAAATCCCTGCGGTGGTCGATCCCATGTACGGCGCCGGGACCGGCTTCATACCGGAACTCCTGCCGGGTACCGCAGAGATCCATACCATCGACAACCCCGCCTTCGGCGGTCAGGCGCCGGAACCGATCGAGGAGCACCTCGCCGAACTCTCCATGCTGGTGAAGAGCGGCGCCTACAAGGTGGGACTCGCCTTGGACGGGGATGCAGACCGGATCGGCGCAGTGGATGAGACGGGTGAGTTTTTCTCGTCCCACCGTATCTTCACGGTGCTGCTGCGCCATCTCTATGAGCGCAAGGGTTTGCGCGGCGACGTGGTGAAAACCGTTTCCACGACGCGGATGATCGATCTCCTCGCGGAAAAATACGGTCTCGCGCTGTTCGAAACACCCATCGGCTTCAAGCACATCTGCGAACTGATGCTTGAGCACGACATCCTCATGGGGGGGGAGGAATCGGGTGGCCTGGGGGTCAAGGGGCATATACCGGAACGGGACGGGATACTGATGGGGCTGTTGCTTCTTGAGGCCATGGCAATGAGCGGCAAGGGGCTGCGGCAGCTGCTCGATGAAACCATGGACGAGATCGGTCATTTCTACTACCGCCGCATCGATGCCCCCATCGAAAATGCGGCCAAGGAGCGACTGATCGCAAAGCTTAAACACGAAGGGTTAAAAACCATTGCCTCCCGCCCCGTGGCCGAGGAGAACTTCAAGGATGGTTTCAAATATATCTTCGCCGACGGCTCCTGGCTGCTTATTCGCCCCTCCGGCACCGAGCCGGTGCTGCGGCTTTACAGCGAGGCAAATGATCCGGGCGTTGTCGCGGAACTGCTCCAGGCCGGGCGGGAAATTGCAGGCATCTGA